A portion of the Corynebacterium jeikeium genome contains these proteins:
- a CDS encoding acylphosphatase produces the protein MSLNDVRLTAWVHGRVQGVGFRWYTRATALELGLVGYAQNYPDGRVLVVAEGPRADCESLLAWLEGPNTPGDVTAVVPLWQEPKGALSAFDRR, from the coding sequence ATGTCGCTTAACGACGTCCGCCTCACCGCGTGGGTACACGGTCGTGTTCAAGGTGTCGGTTTTCGCTGGTACACCCGCGCGACGGCTCTGGAGTTAGGCCTGGTTGGTTATGCCCAGAACTACCCGGATGGTCGGGTGTTAGTTGTTGCTGAAGGGCCACGGGCAGACTGTGAGAGTTTGCTCGCTTGGCTTGAGGGGCCGAATACTCCGGGCGATGTGACGGCAGTGGTGCCGTTATGGCAGGAACCGAAGGGTGCATTGAGCGCATTTGACCGTCGTTAA
- a CDS encoding ammonium transporter: MTPEEVIAQSGNSAWMLISASLVLLMTPALALFYGGMSRQKSVLNMMMMSFGAVGVVGAIYVLWGWSMSYGSQSIGGVFANPFEFFGLRNSITDGDGNYIAGANGYPNIIDIGFQLTFCSISVALISGALAERVKFSTWLIFVGFWTTLVYFPMAFMVWGGGLLSHSAEGLSAKLFGTADGEALIAPIDFAGGTVVHIAAGTAALVLAIIVGKRKSIDGSQHRPHNLPLVMLGAALLWFGWFGFNGGSAFAADGVAGLAWLNTTVAACVGMLGWISLERIRDGHPTSLGAASGVIAGLVTITPAAGDMNPVTSIILGYIGGALACWGVGLKYKFNFDDSLDVVGLHLVAAMWGTIGVGLLANDRGLLTGGGIDGLKLFAIQIIIAVIATVFSGVLTYIIARVLKATVGWRIHGEQEHSGIDVAQHGESAYTSAKQAAV, encoded by the coding sequence ATGACGCCTGAAGAAGTAATTGCACAGTCGGGAAACTCAGCGTGGATGCTGATTTCGGCTTCGTTGGTTTTGCTGATGACACCGGCGCTCGCGCTGTTCTATGGCGGCATGTCGCGACAGAAGTCGGTGCTCAACATGATGATGATGAGTTTTGGTGCGGTCGGCGTTGTCGGTGCCATTTACGTGCTGTGGGGCTGGTCGATGTCCTACGGATCGCAGTCGATCGGTGGTGTTTTTGCCAACCCATTCGAGTTCTTCGGTCTGCGTAACTCGATTACGGATGGCGACGGCAACTACATCGCAGGTGCGAACGGGTACCCGAACATCATCGACATCGGGTTCCAGCTCACGTTCTGCTCTATCTCGGTGGCGCTGATTTCCGGTGCGCTGGCTGAACGTGTGAAGTTCTCCACCTGGTTGATCTTCGTCGGCTTCTGGACGACGCTGGTGTACTTCCCAATGGCCTTCATGGTCTGGGGCGGTGGCCTGCTGAGCCACTCGGCAGAGGGGCTGTCGGCAAAGCTGTTCGGTACCGCTGACGGTGAAGCATTGATCGCTCCAATTGACTTCGCTGGCGGTACGGTTGTGCACATTGCTGCTGGTACTGCCGCTTTGGTGCTGGCGATTATCGTCGGTAAGCGCAAGTCCATCGATGGCAGCCAGCATCGCCCGCACAATCTGCCACTCGTCATGCTGGGTGCTGCACTGCTGTGGTTCGGCTGGTTCGGCTTCAACGGCGGTTCGGCATTTGCGGCCGACGGTGTCGCTGGTCTGGCATGGCTGAATACGACGGTGGCAGCGTGCGTGGGTATGCTCGGCTGGATTTCACTCGAGCGTATTCGTGATGGACATCCCACCTCGCTGGGCGCCGCTTCGGGTGTCATCGCAGGGCTTGTGACTATTACTCCGGCCGCAGGAGATATGAACCCAGTGACGTCAATCATTCTGGGCTATATCGGCGGTGCGCTGGCTTGCTGGGGCGTTGGCTTAAAGTACAAGTTCAACTTCGATGACTCCCTGGATGTGGTTGGTCTACATCTGGTTGCAGCTATGTGGGGAACGATTGGTGTTGGCCTGCTGGCTAATGATCGCGGACTGCTTACCGGTGGTGGCATCGACGGCCTGAAATTGTTTGCCATCCAGATCATTATTGCTGTCATCGCGACGGTGTTCTCAGGCGTGCTGACGTACATCATTGCCCGAGTCCTGAAGGCAACTGTCGGTTGGCGTATCCACGGCGAGCAGGAACATTCTGGTATTGACGTCGCTCAGCACGGTGAGTCGGCCTACACGTCGGCCAAGCAGGCGGCTGTGTAA
- the smc gene encoding chromosome segregation protein SMC, with the protein MYLKSLTLKGFKSFASATTMKFEPGICAVVGPNGSGKSNVVDALAWVMGEHSAKTLRGGKMEDVIFAGTSGRKPLGRAEVTLTIDNSDGALPIQYKEVSVTRRMYRDGASEYEINGSRVRLMDVQELLSDTGIGREMHIIVGQGRLSQILESRPEERRAFIEEAAGVLKHRRRKEKAQRKLQSMQANLDRLQDLTGELSRQLKPLKRQAEAASRAQTVQADLRDAKLRLAAADFVDLQDSLNDIAGQAKLIEEKVEAATERAEIAAERTAELEAELEDITPAADAARDLWFRLSALGERIQATARIAADRAADHSVAPWVGPDPDFLEQRADDAATEEATLAEAEAEAREKLEEIRETLFDAEETFREAEAEHLAAVRAIADRREGVVRLISAEESLRTRLEAAEAEAARLAEQTNEADERRADATEAVENAAQELAEAEFEGPELQSAYEQANREAELASTRLKELRADERDLERSVSGLSARIEALETARTAAANDGTAWLREKHELGVLSEVIDVDAGWEKALTAALGAAAEALVSEGSGDSLIDELVATDKGSAVVINSADASDSWRLDITLPAQASWLLDHVTVPAELSGSLTSLLVDVVACDDEHVARELVTQDTRLRVVDRDGVLRGSGWVAGGAGGTASGVEIAADIAKTREELAEAQVRLSDLGGVLSGAQAEEEDRRTDAAAARAALREHQSRMKVLTDARTRATAQLSGVVHDAERAEQRGAEAADRVTKLQKELAVVADRLARVDRDPEEGEPSTSERDRASEALTAVRAMETEARLSLRTAEERLSSVRGKAERLRRQAASERVAKARHEQAQMAKVAQRELAEVVAELAEDLHAKVNVSLARAEADRDDAEAQKKTVSQALSAARTEANAAQRELAQLTDSAHQGDIARAQAQVRVTEAAERIVDQLGLSVDDLLADFAPDENFDRAAVTKQLKQAEKDLRVLGRVNPLALEEYKAMEERYSFLSTQLDDVLKARQDLTDVVDEVDATILQLFTDAWNDVEAEFPAVFQTLFPGGDGRLVLTEPDNLLTTGIEVEARPPGKKVKRLSLLSGGEKSLTALAMLVAIFRARPSPFYVLDEVEAALDDVNLRRLIALLEELRATSQLIVITHQKPTMDVANVLYGVTMRGDGVTRVISQRMSPASATPSTGAE; encoded by the coding sequence ATGTATTTGAAATCGCTGACTCTGAAGGGCTTTAAATCCTTCGCTTCGGCGACGACGATGAAATTTGAGCCCGGCATCTGCGCAGTTGTCGGCCCGAACGGATCCGGAAAGTCGAATGTCGTCGATGCCCTCGCGTGGGTTATGGGTGAGCATTCCGCCAAGACCCTCCGTGGCGGCAAAATGGAAGATGTCATCTTTGCGGGTACCTCCGGGCGAAAGCCCTTGGGGCGCGCGGAGGTTACTCTTACCATCGACAATTCCGATGGGGCACTTCCCATTCAATATAAGGAAGTCTCTGTCACGCGTCGCATGTACCGCGACGGCGCAAGTGAGTACGAAATCAACGGTTCTCGCGTCCGCCTCATGGATGTCCAAGAGCTCCTCAGCGACACCGGTATTGGCCGCGAGATGCACATCATCGTCGGCCAGGGCCGGCTTTCGCAGATTCTGGAGTCGCGGCCAGAGGAGCGTCGTGCGTTTATCGAAGAAGCAGCGGGTGTGCTCAAGCACCGCCGCCGCAAGGAGAAAGCGCAGCGCAAACTCCAGTCGATGCAGGCTAACCTCGACCGTCTGCAGGATCTGACAGGTGAGCTTTCCCGTCAGCTCAAACCGCTGAAGCGTCAGGCTGAGGCCGCCTCTCGCGCCCAGACTGTGCAGGCGGACCTGCGCGACGCCAAGTTGCGCCTGGCCGCTGCGGATTTTGTGGATTTGCAGGACAGCCTCAATGACATTGCTGGTCAAGCCAAGCTCATTGAGGAAAAGGTGGAGGCCGCCACTGAGCGAGCCGAGATTGCCGCTGAGCGCACTGCAGAGCTTGAAGCGGAACTGGAAGACATCACTCCAGCAGCTGATGCTGCCCGAGATTTGTGGTTCCGTCTCTCCGCACTCGGTGAGCGTATTCAAGCGACGGCCCGCATCGCCGCCGATCGTGCGGCCGACCACTCCGTCGCGCCGTGGGTAGGCCCAGACCCGGACTTCCTGGAGCAGCGGGCCGACGACGCCGCGACCGAAGAAGCCACGCTTGCTGAGGCTGAGGCAGAGGCCCGCGAGAAACTGGAGGAAATTCGCGAAACGCTCTTCGACGCCGAGGAGACTTTCCGTGAAGCCGAAGCGGAGCACCTCGCGGCCGTTCGCGCAATCGCCGACCGTCGCGAAGGCGTGGTTCGTCTCATTTCCGCAGAAGAATCTCTGCGCACCCGCTTGGAAGCCGCCGAAGCCGAAGCTGCACGCCTTGCCGAGCAAACCAATGAGGCCGACGAACGCCGTGCCGATGCCACCGAAGCCGTGGAAAACGCCGCGCAGGAGCTAGCCGAGGCAGAATTCGAAGGTCCCGAGCTGCAGAGTGCTTATGAACAGGCCAACCGAGAAGCAGAGCTGGCCTCTACACGGTTGAAAGAACTCCGCGCTGACGAGCGCGACCTCGAACGCAGTGTCTCAGGTCTGTCCGCCCGCATCGAAGCTCTGGAGACCGCCCGCACCGCCGCTGCCAACGACGGCACCGCGTGGCTACGTGAAAAACACGAACTCGGCGTTCTCTCTGAAGTCATCGATGTCGACGCTGGCTGGGAAAAAGCGCTCACTGCCGCCCTCGGCGCGGCCGCCGAAGCACTGGTCAGCGAGGGCAGTGGAGATTCGCTTATCGACGAGCTTGTGGCCACGGACAAGGGCAGTGCCGTTGTTATCAATTCTGCGGATGCATCCGACTCTTGGCGCTTGGACATCACTCTGCCCGCACAGGCATCCTGGCTGCTCGATCATGTGACAGTGCCCGCGGAGCTTTCGGGTTCGTTGACCTCTCTGCTCGTTGACGTCGTGGCCTGCGACGACGAGCACGTCGCCCGTGAGCTGGTGACCCAGGATACTCGACTGCGCGTTGTTGACCGCGATGGTGTGCTGCGTGGCTCTGGTTGGGTAGCTGGCGGTGCTGGTGGCACTGCATCAGGTGTGGAAATCGCCGCCGACATTGCTAAGACTCGCGAAGAACTAGCAGAAGCACAGGTGCGTTTGAGTGACCTCGGTGGTGTGCTCTCCGGTGCACAGGCCGAAGAAGAGGACCGCCGCACGGACGCGGCGGCCGCCCGTGCTGCGCTGCGTGAACACCAGAGTCGTATGAAGGTCCTCACGGATGCCCGAACTCGGGCCACAGCGCAGCTGTCCGGCGTGGTGCATGATGCCGAACGCGCTGAGCAGCGCGGAGCCGAAGCCGCGGACCGAGTAACGAAGCTCCAGAAGGAGTTGGCGGTGGTCGCAGACCGCTTAGCTCGCGTTGACCGTGACCCCGAGGAGGGGGAACCGTCGACAAGCGAACGTGACCGTGCCTCGGAGGCGCTGACGGCTGTGCGCGCCATGGAAACAGAGGCGCGTCTGTCGCTGCGTACGGCAGAGGAGCGACTGTCGAGTGTACGAGGCAAGGCCGAGCGGCTCCGTCGCCAGGCTGCATCGGAGCGCGTAGCGAAGGCCCGCCATGAGCAGGCGCAGATGGCGAAGGTTGCCCAGCGCGAATTGGCAGAAGTTGTCGCGGAGCTGGCTGAGGATTTGCATGCGAAGGTCAACGTGTCGTTGGCGCGGGCAGAGGCCGATCGCGACGATGCCGAGGCGCAGAAGAAGACAGTGTCGCAGGCACTATCAGCGGCCCGGACGGAGGCAAATGCGGCGCAACGTGAGCTGGCACAGCTAACGGATTCCGCGCACCAGGGCGACATCGCCCGTGCGCAGGCGCAGGTCCGCGTGACCGAGGCTGCAGAGCGCATCGTCGACCAGTTGGGGCTGTCTGTCGATGACCTGCTCGCGGACTTTGCTCCTGATGAGAACTTCGACCGCGCAGCCGTGACGAAGCAGCTCAAACAGGCGGAGAAGGATCTGCGTGTGCTCGGCCGCGTCAACCCGTTGGCGCTGGAGGAGTATAAGGCGATGGAGGAGCGCTACTCTTTCCTATCCACGCAGCTCGATGATGTCCTCAAGGCCCGCCAGGACCTCACCGATGTTGTCGATGAAGTCGATGCCACGATCCTGCAGCTCTTCACAGACGCGTGGAACGATGTCGAGGCAGAATTCCCCGCAGTCTTTCAAACGCTTTTCCCGGGCGGCGACGGACGACTGGTTCTCACCGAGCCGGACAACCTGCTCACGACAGGTATCGAGGTTGAAGCCCGCCCGCCGGGCAAAAAGGTTAAGCGGCTGTCGTTGCTCTCCGGCGGCGAGAAGTCGCTGACGGCGCTGGCAATGCTCGTCGCTATTTTCCGCGCGCGCCCGAGTCCCTTTTACGTACTCGACGAGGTGGAAGCCGCGCTTGACGACGTTAACCTGCGTCGCCTTATTGCGCTGCTCGAGGAACTCCGCGCGACCAGTCAGCTGATTGTCATTACGCACCAGAAGCCAACAATGGACGTTGCGAATGTGCTCTACGGCGTGACCATGCGGGGCGATGGTGTGACTCGAGTAATCTCGCAGCGAATGTCACCGGCATCCGCAACTCCGTCGACAGGAGCGGAGTAA